The Virgibacillus sp. SK37 region ATATATCTATCAATTTTTCGGCCATTATAAAATAAGTCATTTCTTAGATGACCTTCCTTTTCAAAACCAATCTTTTCAAAAAGCTTTTGTGCTTTAACATTTTCTACTTCAGTATATAGATATATTTTATTGAGCCAAAGTTCCTTATAACTCTCCTTGATTAGGAGATCTGTTGCAAATTCAGCTATACCTTTCCCTTTAAATTGACCTCCACCTAGACAGATGTAATACTCCGCTTTTTTATTTTTATAATCAATATCAAGCAATCCAATTAACCCAGCTGGCTCATCATCATATATAATTGTATAATCAACCCGATCTGACCGCCCTTCAAGGGATTTGAACCACTGTAGGGTTTTATCTTCCCTAAGAGGCAAATCATAATGAAGATATTTATTGTTACTTTCATCGTTAATCCACCGAACTTTATAAGGAACATCTTTTTCTTCAAATTTTCGGATAAAAGTACCCAAAACTACACCTCCAAACCTAATTGCAAATACTAAACTCAGTTTATCCAAGATAAACTTAAATTAAATTTCGAACTAACATAAAGCTCTCAGCATTTCTTACACAAATTGTCGAACCTCTAAACTTTGATAGAGCTTCAATAGCCTCAAGTGAACGAGGGTTAGGGAATTCTCTAAGTTGACTCTCATAACATTTCATAGCTTCAAGCTTAACATCTATTGAATCTGATATATCACTCCAAACATTAGGAACAAAGGCGTTATCTGGCGTTGGTATATTCCATTCTGTTTCAGACAATGTTTCGTACGTATAAATAGCTTGTAATTGTGGGTTACTAACCGGCCGTAAAGCTACCATCGCACTTGATGCAACTTCCCCATGATCTGAATGCATATCACCTTTATGCGGTATAAAAGCTACATGTGGCTTAACTTTTTGAACAACCTCTGAAATTTTCGAGTTAATTTCAATATTGGAAACTTCTCTTAGCTTTACTGCTGGAAGATCTAAAAAGAATGCTTCTTTAACTCCTAATAATTCATGTGCTTTTTTAGCCTCACCTTGCAATAATTCTTTTTGATTACCAGCTGTTATTTCACACACATATACCTCATGTCCCTCTTTAGCATACTT contains the following coding sequences:
- a CDS encoding GNAT family N-acetyltransferase codes for the protein MGTFIRKFEEKDVPYKVRWINDESNNKYLHYDLPLREDKTLQWFKSLEGRSDRVDYTIIYDDEPAGLIGLLDIDYKNKKAEYYICLGGGQFKGKGIAEFATDLLIKESYKELWLNKIYLYTEVENVKAQKLFEKIGFEKEGHLRNDLFYNGRKIDRYIYGLDVENYIQK
- a CDS encoding PIG-L deacetylase family protein, with product MRILVFAPHNDDEVLGVGGTMAKYAKEGHEVYVCEITAGNQKELLQGEAKKAHELLGVKEAFFLDLPAVKLREVSNIEINSKISEVVQKVKPHVAFIPHKGDMHSDHGEVASSAMVALRPVSNPQLQAIYTYETLSETEWNIPTPDNAFVPNVWSDISDSIDVKLEAMKCYESQLREFPNPRSLEAIEALSKFRGSTICVRNAESFMLVRNLI